TAGGGAGGCCATGGAGAGATAGGATCAGAAcaaccaattcacattcaagcTGCAACTATTCAAATTTCCAAAAATTCCTCTGAGGATCCAATGATGTCAGTTCAAGTTAATGGtaataatgttgatattttggTGGACAGTGGAGCAACTATCTCCACAGTAAAATCTTCTGAGCATGTGTGCACTCCGACCTCTAGATTTATCACAACAGTCGGAGTCTCTGGCATTCCTAATGAAGAGCCATTATCACATCAAGCTGAGATAAGCGTAGAAGGCACAAATGTACAGCACTCTTTTCTGATATCTGAAAAGAGCCCAATTAACCTCATGGGGCGAGATTTGCTTTGTAAGCTACATGCAACAATTCACTGCACCCCTGAAGGACTGTTTTTAACTCTACCTGATCACAGAGCAGCCCAAGCATTTCAGTTTTTGCAATCCTCTGTTGATTGTTTGTACTGTTGGACATTGCCAAATTTTAACATGTCTTCTATGTTCACAGTGCCCAACATTCAGAAAATTGCCACAACATCACCAGCATGTGCATCATTGATGTCTGCCATGAGGCCTCTCCTGACGTGTCATTGCACGGCAGCCTTTAACCCTTTGGAACAGTATAAGGTATTGGCTAATGATTTCCTAAACAAACAAGAGGGGTTGGAGAGTgagcaatgtttgtttgttggtccgCAGGGGTGCGCTATTCCAATCCGACTGTctgacacacaacatacactgtttgatgttaaagaTTCATTTCCACACATCACTGTTGCTGTTGCGCCCGGAAAAGAGGCAAAACATCTTGGTAAAATGGTGGCTCGATGCCAAGCACTGAGAGGAGCTGTAACAGCCTctcaaaaccaaacaataataCACTTGGGCGAGGAACTGTATTTGTTATCATTAAGTGAGAACACTCAGTTACCAGagagcacatttgttttgtttcagccaCCTCACCCTGCAGAATATGGGCCTCCATCAGAGTTATCAGAGGTTCCCTCATATTTATgggcaaaacataaaaatcatgtaGGTTTTGTGAATTCGGCTCCACCTCATAAAGTCACActcaaaccaaatgtcacatTGCCGGCTATCAGACAGTACAACTTGCCTCATAGAGCCATTACTGGAATTGAAACAGTTATTCAATCTCTATTGGATCAAAATGTACTGGTGCAAACTTCCAGTCCATGCAACACACCCATTTTGCCCATCCCGAAACCAAATCGTCCAGCTGAATGGAGATTTGTGCAAGATTTGCAGGCTATTAATAATATTGTCGTGCCCACAGCTCCCATTGTGCCAGACACTAATTCGATTTTAGCCTCGTTACCATCCAATTCAACCCACTACACAGTCATTGATCtatgttcagcttttttctctATACCGTTGCATCCAGATAGCCAGTATCTGTTTGCATTCACGTTCAAAGGCAAACAGTATACATGGCGGCGTTTGCCACAGGGTTATGTTGAGAGTCCAACAGTGTACGCAGCAGCGGTAAAAAGAGACCTTGATGACCTCCACTTCCCAGGGGGTTCAACACTTCTGCAGTACGCAGATGATCTTTTGATAGCCTCTCCATCCGAGGAAGCTTGTCGAACTGATTCAATCTTGCTCCTGCAGAGGTTAGCTGAGTGTGGACATAGAGCATCACTGCCCAAACTGCAATTTTGCCGATCTGAGGTCACATATTTGGGTCACCTCCTGAAGGATGGACAGCGCCTCCTATCACCAGAAAGGGTGAAACTGCTGGTCAACATGCCTCCCCCCAGAACTAAGAAGGGCATGCTTTCATTCTTAGGGATGGCGAACTATTGCAGACACTGGATTTATGAGTATGCGGCTATGGACTCTGTATTGCGAGCAGCCACACTACAGTCAGCTCCCACTGCAGTTCAATGGACTGATGACATGCAAAAAGCTTTTCAGAACTTAAAGCATGCTCTCACCATGGCTCCAGCATTAGGATTGCCGGACTATCATCAGCCGTTCCATCTACACGTACATGAGAGAGAAGGCTTTGCTACAGGCATTCTAGTACAAAAACATGGGTCTCACTACCGTCCTGTTGCGTACTATTCGTCTCGACTGACCCCTGTAGTCCTTGGTATGCCGGGTTGCCTGAGAGCGGTGGCTGCAGTTGCTATTCTGCTTGATAAGTCCGCTCCCATTGTACTGGCTCATGACTGTGTCGTGCACGTTCCGCATGcagtattacacattttaaacacatcagctaCTCAACA
The sequence above is drawn from the Scomber japonicus isolate fScoJap1 chromosome 24, fScoJap1.pri, whole genome shotgun sequence genome and encodes:
- the LOC128354223 gene encoding uncharacterized protein LOC128354223 — its product is MASGRKFITTVGVSGIPNEEPLSHQAEISVEGTNVQHSFLISEKSPINLMGRDLLLPNIQKIATTSPACASLMSAMRPLLTCHCTAAFNPLEQYKPPHPAEYGPPSELSEVPSYLWAKHKNHVGFVNSAPPHKVTLKPNVTLPAIRQYNLPHRAITGIETVIQSLLDQNVLVQTSSPCNTPILPIPKPNRPAEWRFVQDLQAINNIVVPTAPIVPDTNSILASLPSNSTHYTVIDLCSAFFSIPLHPDSQYLFAFTFKGKQYTWRRLPQGYVESPTVYAAAVKRDLDDLHFPGGSTLLQYADDLLIASPSEEACRTDSILLLQRLAECGHRASLPKLQFCRSEVTYLGHLLKDGQRLLSPERVKLLVNMPPPRTKKGMLSFLGMANYCRHWIYEYAAMDSVLRAATLQSAPTAVQWTDDMQKAFQNLKHALTMAPALGLPDYHQPFHLHVHEREGFATGILVQKHGSHYRPVAYYSSRLTPVVLGMPGCLRAVAAVAILLDKSAPIVLAHDCVVHVPHAVLHILNTSATQHMTAARRSGYEATILSSPHITLKRSPPLNPATLLPLIDTTEIEHDCIATIDMCTSPRPDLLQTPIPNSEMILYTDGSASRPSDNVHLAGYAVVNDWEVLEARALPPGTSAQAAELYALTRACIIASGKTATIYTDSRYAFGVAHDFGQLWKIRGFVSSSGKPLQHHTLVNDLLDAIMRPFQLAIVKCAAHSQENDPVSRGNAMADFAAKQAATSSSSMVRQCASTQPVHPFSLPSVNDVVMLQNHADDKERSLWLRKGCTVDAESSLWLHPDGRPVCPRALLHVLARVTHGPAHVGRGVINDVIRSQWWKGPYQVLLTTRTALKVEGKAEWIHATRYLRAMGVQPDQAFDYTAGHHSPPHPPLCLYELAD